One segment of Acropora muricata isolate sample 2 chromosome 8, ASM3666990v1, whole genome shotgun sequence DNA contains the following:
- the LOC136925141 gene encoding polycystin-1-like protein 2, translating into MGNNYYVDQQTLPVPMSARFIRFHPITQKYWNNFRVEVYEEINECSTNSHDCHAQANCFNSVGSYHCICKTGYTGNGKHCSEINECTTNAHNCDLQATCTNTQGSFECFCNQGFTGNGVSCSDIDECTSRSHNCDPILATCNNSFGSFLCTCIQGYSGDGVTCSDIDECETNTHNCHGVAYCHNSDGSFTCSCRAGYAGDGWTCDPMGDFSVSITNISKDKYHATPVKRSVKSTQAALIEGLPVGVTVLESILEWRLVSEAELATSDTAEGTIVSQGTAEWIINKRSIPAGIYQVKFTASIKIGDPSSPVTLNAFDYGFIKSVAGPLRAIIDGGSSVRWGSTESVAIDGGLSYDADIGPGTHTGVTFNWSCSDSADNKSMSYNCFGAFAKPNNNDTTVTVDTTKLMVGNTYVLRLTVTKDERLSLAEMSFEIAAGEIPQVTLRCFVDCGSTVSASNKFRVTSACPNSACNGSVYEWHLEKLEDDTATWMNVAILPNMTSTGVTAKNLIIKQKALPSSTKFRLSLSVTSLFGSEGFGVLEFETAGKPYRGDCSASVQEGIALETEFTFECQGWEDKNTPLTYEFRVGKDTISYGNSPKSISTVLPAGQEEDDFKLVINIYIKNSVGVAAVKVLHVKVTGSSNLDPCHTPADVVGEQLKALVVGDGNKMDGFLNKGEISQAAQLAMSVLKAANAKPPCGNELSMLYIAMLSATITERFTSIQPESLKMSRMIVAVINEASGGGASEGRGGELALKMSEAATKELVNALNDPEEPFTPEVEEAAVGVAGVLKNVLKSSSKSSQESESSSSKGNVAKASQSLNNMSDAFLERLVPSESMFLKTNDLVVALKKVSSEDVKGLSMEEGSSKFQLPGDLGNVAADGSVNAQMMSVNFNPYTWDQSSKAIQSSVTSLELKSGKSKINVSNLHEDIVMVIPISSQSKSDGNESERSDHRFLKPNKMVVHSYYAELPNIPVTMEMSIQETGVVIVESLIRLGPRPTVDNYDYNFTISFEQTCKLSKEQANQTCTFEKRSVSVVPATKGRLYFGIVGNKNSTHHSRNRRSCFGHGRQKRGCVGFKDPPPKAGIARTVVPRYDPSTDLNYTITITQSGCLYWSEDKDKWTSDGCKVDPRSNSTHLICRCNHLTTFGGNFIQAPNPIDFDKVFAEFGNLAESGNISVLVTICCAILIYLVVVVFARRADKRDEGKISHSKCVTISEEGSYFYDVVISTGVWRNSGTTANVNVTITGETDELRQVLLRGEGDSGEIFSRGSVKGFALITSESIGPLKGITLEHDNSGENPSWFVETVTISDRQTDEQWTFSVNRWLAVEKEDGLIEATVNNKTPSTFSSEIRSRFGRKIADSHLWMSVFGKASSSTFTRVQRASCCLSVLFSAMIANAMFYNIGGKSESAGIQVGPFKFTLRQIVVGVQSGVIIAPVNILIVFIFKSSRPKSDKMDKYDQTYPTKKLIDKVRDSGYMLPHFFVYLAWFLCCVTTLTASTFTLFYSMMWGKEIAEQWLSSILVSNGQDIFVVQPTKVMLAVVVVSFLFLRTKREDSLQDAKGTEGLACEDDVDFLVDNPKERFKLSRLATIRERTRKEAMLAGMSKEIVIHLIFVLFLAIVCYGNKNSHRYKMTTTLVTPFTKFNKVTDRHKLWNWMREQFLPNIYNQPWYNGDSNEKDMYIANKKSILIGMPWMRQLRIRNSSCEALPHLIAECFYDYSSEVEDTTALSLPGWTPLIHNASWPEALSLCPKPWRYQTAEELDSRPMTGTYNSYDGGGYVAVLGYDEETAKGVLAETLGKGWIDRRTKAVILEFAVFNVNTNLLTIATYFYEVKATGVAYTTAKVDTLELYSTDSGAVMFYLICQFIFMAMVFYNLIMMLVHLCRQRVAFFTSIWNMVDFFMVVFSVLSVVFYMIRSKSVLKSIKAIQANPYEILHFHDALNWANWENVAIAVAVFMVTVKLLNLIRFNPYVIFLFSSFRQSVGYQLSYVLFFVIIFNAFVISGKQLFGSVVLEYSSYLKAVISQFQFLLGRAVPLDDLRGEMPFLGPLFAFAYNITMSIVLMNMLVSVLNESYADARTYAEENAEVLEMARFIGERLNSMFEVKMQKGDMFKLYCDESTFGNMCRSDAEPFCLNSQSILQCSEERLRKLGRRGSALSRRTQNIESDNQQEEDEFEDLVVVMCCYQTQRKITRDTKSENEKKTAAT; encoded by the exons ATgggtaataattattacgtCGATCAACAAACGCTGCCTGTTCCGATGTCCGCAAGGTTTATCCGATTTCACCCGATAACTCAGAAGTACTGGAACAATTTCAGAGTTGAAGTCTACGAAG AAATTAATGAATGCTCAACGAATAGTCACGACTGCCATGCCCAGGCCAATTGCTTCAATTCTGTTGGGTCATATCACTGCATCTGTAAGACAGGATATACAGGGAATGGAAAACATTGTTCAG AAATAAACGAATGCACAACCAATGCTCACAACTGTGACTTGCAGGCCACTTGTACTAACACCCAAGGCTCGTTTgagtgtttctgcaatcaagGTTTTACCGGAAATGGCGTATCTTGTTCAG ATATTGACGAATGCACTTCCAGGTCTCACAACTGTGATCCCATCCTGGCCACTTGTAATAATTCATTTGGGTCTTTTCTTTGCACCTGCATTCAGGGTTACTCAGGAGACGGGGTCACGTGTTCAG ACATAGATGAATGTGAAACAAATACTCACAACTGTCACGGAGTAGCTTACTGTCACAACTCTGATGGTTCCTTTACATGCAGTTGTCGGGCAGGTTACGCAGGTGACGGTTGGACTTGTGATCCTATGG GGGATTTCTCCGTATCGATAACGAATATTTCAAAAGACAAATATCATGCGACTCCGGTAAAGCGGTCGGTTAAGAGCACCCAAGCAGCTCTAATTGAGGGTTTACCAGTCGGTGTTACTGTGCTGGAGAGCATCTTAGAATGGCGTTTGGTGAGTGAGGCAGAGCTAGCAACTTCCGATACAGCAGAAGGAACCATAGTAAGTCAAGGGACCGCTGAATGGATCATAAATAAGAGATCGATACCTGCCGGCATTTATCAAGTGAAATTTACAGCTTCTATCAAAATTGGTGATCCATCTTCCCCTGTGACTCTCAATGCTTTTGATTACGGCTTTATTAAAAGTGTTGCTGGTCCCCTGCGAGCTATAATTGATGGTGGAAGCAGTGTGCGATGGGGTTCTACAGAAAGTGTAGCGATAGATGGAGGCCTCAGTTATGACGCCGACATTGGTCCCGGGACACATACTGGGGTCACTTTCAACTGGTCTTGTTCTGATTCGGCAGATAACAAATCTATGAGCTACAATTGTTTTGGTGCCTTTGCAAAGCCTAATAACAACGATACAACAGTGACTGTTGACACTACGAAACTTATGGTTGGAAATACCTATGTTCTTCGCTTAACCGTGACGAAGGATGAAAGACTCTCACTTGCTGAAATGTCCTTTGAGATAGCTGCCGGAGAAATCCCTCAGGTGACACTAAG ATGCTTTGTCGATTGCGGGTCTACTGTATCTGCATCAAACAAGTTTCGGGTAACATCAGCATGTCCCAATTCTGCTTGCAATGGTTCAGTTTATGAATGGCATCTTGAGAAGTTGGAAGACGACACTGCTACGTGGATGAACGTTGCTATATTACCGAATATGACCTCAACTGGAGTCACAGCCAAGAACCTGATTATCAAGCAAAAGGCACTACCAAGCAGTACCAAGTTTCGTTTGAGTCTTTCTGTAACTTCTCTCTTTGGATCTGAAGGCTTTGGCGTCTTAGAGTTTGAGACCGCTGGAAAGCCATACAGAGGTGACTGCAGTGCATCAGTCCAGGAAGGCATAGCCCTTGAGACCGAGTTCACATTTGAATGCCAAGGATGGGAAGATAAAAACACACCGCTTACATATGAATTTCGAGTTGGAAAGGATACGATATCCTATGGCAATTCTCCCAAGTCTATATCGACAGTGTTACCAGCTGGGCAGGAAGAAGATGATTTCAAGTTAGTGATCAACATTTACATAAAAAATTCTGTTGGTGTGGCAGCTGTGAAAGTCTTGCACGTCAAG GTCACGGGTTCCTCCAATCTTGATCCATGTCATACACCAGCAGATGTCGTAGGTGAACAGCTAAAGGCTCTTGTAGTAGGAGATGGCAACAAGATGGACGGATTCCTCAATAAAGGCGAAATCAGCCAGGCCGCACAGCTGGCCATGTCTGTATTGAAAGCTGCTAATGCAAAGCCACCGTGCGGCAATGAATTAAGCATGCTG TACATTGCTATGTTGTCTG CCACCATCACAGAGAGGTTTACAAGTATTCAACCAGAGAGCCTGAAAATGTCTCGGATGATTGTGGCGGTGATCAACGAGGCCAGTGGAGGAGGAGCAAGCGAAGGACGAGGAGGA GAATTAGCTCTAAAGATGTCAGAAGCAGCTACAAAGGAGCTTGTGAATGCTCTTAATGATCCTGAGGAGCCGTTCACTCCTGAAGTAGAAGAGGCAGCAGTGGGTGTCGCGGGAGTCCTAAAAAATGTCCTGAAGTCTTCATCGAAATCAAGTCAAGAGTCTGAATCATCCTCCTCAAAG GGAAACGTTGCAAAGGCGTCGCAGAGCTTGAACAACATGAGTGATGCCTTTCTTGAACGTTTGGTGCCATCAGAGAGCATGTTTCTAAAGACAAATGACCTGGTGGTAGCTCTTAAGAAGGTCTCTTCAGAAGATGTGAAAGGCCTCAGTATGGAAGAGGGATCTTCAAAATTTCAACTTCCTGGCGATCTTGGAAATGTCGCTGCTGACGGCAGCGTAAATGCACAG ATGATGTCTGTCAATTTCAATCCTTACACATGGGATCAAAGCAGCAAAGCGATCCAATCAAGTGTCACCAGTCTAGAGTTAAAAAGTGGCAAATCGAAGATCAATGTGTCAAATCTCCATGAAGATATTGTTATGGTCATCCCGATTTCCAGTCAATCAAAAAGTGACGGTAACGAAAGCGAAAGATCGGATCATCGTTTCTTGAAGCCAAATAAAATGGTAGTCCATTCTTATTATGCAGAACTACCAAATATTCCCGTAACTATGGAAATGAGTATCCAAGAAACTGGCGTCGTTATAGTCGAATCGTTGATAAGGTTAGGACCAAGACCCACTGTTGACAACTATGATTACAACTTTACCATTTCCTTTGAACAGACCTGTAAACTCAGTAAAGAACAAGCAAACCAGACTTGCACCTTCGAGAAAAGATCTGTTTCAGTTGTACCAGCCACGAAAGGTCGACTTTACTTTGGAATAGTAGGAAATAAGAATTCAACTCATCACTCAAGAAATCGAAGATCGTGTTTTGGGCATGGTCGTCAAAAACGTGGATGTGTAGGCTTTAAGGATCCACCACCTAAAGCAGGAATCGCTAGGACAGTTGTTCCACGATACGACCCATCCACAGATCTGAATTACACAATAACTATAACTCAGTCAGGTTGCTTGTATTGGTCTGAAGATAAGGACAAGTGGACATCGGACGGGTGCAAG GTTGATCCGAGGTCTAATTCAACACACCTCATTTGTCGCTGTAATCATTTGACTACATTCGGAGGAAACTTCATTCAGGCACCAAACCCAATTGACTTTGACAAAGTTTTTGCTGAATTTGGTAACCTTGCCGAATCCGGAAATATTTCTGTGCTTGTGACAATTTGCTGTGCGATCCTCATTTACTTGGTTGTGGTTGTCTTTGCCAGAAGAGCGGACAAAAGAGATGAAGGCAAG ATCTCTCATTCAAAGTGTGTGACCATCTCTGAAGAGGGAAGCTATTTCTACGACGTGGTCATTAGTACTGGTGTGTGGAGAAACTCCGGAACTACAGCTAATGTTAACGTCACCATAACGGGAGAAACAGATGAGCTTAGACAAGTCCTTCTTCGAGGAGAAGGGGATTCCGGTGAAATATTCTCGCGAGGAAGTGTGAAAGGTTTTGCTCTAATTACTAGTGAATCAATTGGACCTTTAAAAGGCATAACTTTGGAGCATGACAACTCAGGAGAAAATCCTTCCTGGTTCGTAGAAACTGTAACAATAAGCGACAGGCAGACAGACGAACAGTGGACATTTTCAGTAAATAGATGGCTTGCAGTTGAAAAAGAAGATGGCTTGATCGAAGCCACTGTAAATAATAAGACACCATCAACATTTTCATCTGAGATTCGCTCGCGTTTTGGAAGAAAAATTGCTGATAGTCACTTATGGATGTCAGTGTTTGGTAAAGCGAGCAGTAGTACATTTACTCGCGTGCAAAGGGCATCGTGTTGTCTATCGGTTCTATTCAGCGCCATGATTGCTAATGCAATGTTCTACAACATTGGTGGGAAATCTGAATCAGCCGGTATCCAAGTGGGACCTTTCAAGTTCACCTTAAGACAGATCGTCGTTGGAGTGCAAAGTGGAGTAATAATTGCCCCTGTCAATATTCTCATAGTTTTCATATTCAAGTCGAGCAGACCAAAGAGCGACAAAATGGACAAGTATGACCAAACTTATCCAACTAAAAAATTGATTGATAAAGTCAGGGACAGCGGGTACATGTTGCCTCACTTTTTCGTATACCTGGCCTggtttctttgttgtgtcacAACTTTAACAGCGTCCACGTTCACTTTGTTTTATAGCATGATGTGGGGAAAGGAGATTGCTGAGCAATGGCTCTCTTCAATTTTGGTATCAAATGGCCAAGATATATTCGTCGTACAGCCAACTAAGGTTATGCTTGCTGTGGTTGTTGTGTCGTTCCTCTTTCTTAGGACCAAAAGAGAAGATAGTTTACAAGATGCAAAGGGTACAGAGGGCCTAGCGTGCGAGGATGATGTGGATTTTTTGGTTGATAATCCAAAAGAAAGATTCAAACTATCGAGGTTAGCAACGATACGTGAAAGAACCAGAAAGGAAGCGATGTTGGCTGGCATGTCCAAGGAAATAGTGATCCATCTGATTTTTGTGCTTTTCCTTGCAATTGTTTGTTATGGAAACAAGAACAGTCATCGCTATAAAATGACAACCACGTTGGTGACTCCGTTCACAAAATTTAACAAG GTTACTGACAGACACAAATTGTGGAATTGGATGAGAGAGCAGTTTCTTCCAAACATTTACAATCAACCTTGGTATAACGGAGATTCAAATGAGAAGGATATGTATATTGCAAACAAGAAGTCCATACTAATCGGAATGCCGTGGATGAGACAACTACGAATCAGAAACA GTTCCTGTGAGGCTCTACCACACCTTATCGCAGAATGCTTTTACGATTACTCAAGTGAGGTCGAAGACACTACAGCTCTGAGCCTTCCAGGATGGACGCCTCTTATCCACAATGCGTCATGGCCAGAGGCTCTCAGTCTCTGCCCAAAACCCTGGCGCTACCAAACAGCTGAAGAACTTGACAGTCGCCCTATGACAGGAACTTACAATTCGTATGATGGTGGTGGCTATGTTGCTGTCTTGGGATATGATGAAGAAACTGCAAAAGGAGTATTAGCCGAGACGTTAGGAAAAGGGTGGATTGACCGGAGAACAAAAGCTGTGATATTGGAGTTTGCCGTATTTAACGTCAACACAAATCTCTTAACAATTGCCACATATTTCTACGAAGTAAAAGCGACAGGTGTTGCCTACACCACTGCAAAAGTTGATACACTGGAGTTGTACAGCACAGATTCAGGTGCTGTCATGTTTTACCTGATCTGCCAGTTCATTTTCATGGCCATGGTGTTTTACAACTTGATCATGATGTTGGTCCATCTTTGTCGACAACGTGTTGCGTTTTTCACATCAATATGGAATATGGTCGATTTCTTTATGGTCGTTTTCTCTGTACTGTCAGTGGTGTTTTATATGATTAGATCAAAGAGCGTTTTGAAGAGCATCAAAGCCATTCAAGCCAATCCTTATGAAATACTGCATTTCCATGATGCCTTAAATTGGGCAAACTGGGAAAACGTGGCAATAGCTGTCGCAGTTTTCATGGTGACAGTTAAACTTTTGAATCTTATCCGATTTAACCCTTAtgtgatatttttgttttcttctttccgACAGTCGGTTGGATATCAACTGTcttatgttcttttttttgtcatcatcTTCAATGCTTTTGTCATCTCCGGCAAGCAGCTCTTCGGCAGCGTGGTCCTTGAATATTCAAGCTACCTGAAAGCTGTCATTTCCCAGTTTCAGTTTCTATTAGGCAGAGCTGTTCCACTTGACGATTTGCGAGGGGAAATGCCTTTTCTTGGGCCTTTGTTTGCCTTCGCGTACAACATCACCATGTCAATAGTCCTGATGAATATGTTAGTCTCCGTCCTAAATGAGTCGTACGCTGATGCTAGAACGTACGCTGAGGAAAATGCAGAGGTGTTAGAAATGGCAAGGTTTATTGGCGAACGCTTGAATTCGATGTTTGAGGTCAAAATGCAAAAGGGTGACATGTTCAAGTTATACTGCGACGAGTCGACGTTTGGCAATATGTGCCGCTCAGATGCCGAACCTTTTTGTTTAAATTCTCAGAGCATACTTCAATGTAGTGAAGAAAGACTAAGAAAACTCGGCAGGAGAGGATCCGCCCTCTCTCGGCGAACGCAAAACATTGAAAGTGACAATCAGCAAGAGGAAGATGAATTTGAAGACCTAGTTGTTGTAATGTGCTGTTATCAAACACAAAGGAAGATCACAAGAGACACTAAGTCAgagaacgaaaagaaaacagcagCCACTTGA